Proteins from one Cryptomeria japonica chromosome 4, Sugi_1.0, whole genome shotgun sequence genomic window:
- the LOC131074062 gene encoding disease resistance RPP13-like protein 4, with amino-acid sequence MAAGLAIGLANGVLGKLGEIAAQGALNEASLLLNFKKDFKWLEKKLRNIRASLQAADELSGHDDNVKEWLAEVRNTPFDAEDIIDECSVEHLFINSSQSCVYNCSQLGFRYKMGKTIRELKDRIRSSLQEAQELKLMYDMSHISQPSTGRLERERGAELRTWTIVEKDSPAVAVEHKVQEILRLLDNPAVGVVAIVGMDGLGKKFIVQHVFNRSKHRYESSAWITVSQICSLTSLQCDLASHIDLEIASHISVLGITDMRAAELIHEGLEGKRCLIVLDDVWRTSVEGNLISGLGLPTRRNNQCKIVVNTRSRDVAQNMSAHIYEMQSLSKDESWGLFCLYAFPNHEGNRPPEQLEGLAHQIVQECGRLPLAVKTVAASMANSSLISDWESKLEQLKKVGKAEDYIIKILKLSYDSLPPI; translated from the coding sequence ATGGCAGCTGGACTTGCAATTGGGCTTGCCAACGGTGTGCTGGGAAAGCTTGGCGAGATTGCAGCACAGGGAGCCTTGAATGAGGCATCTCTCCTCCTCAACTTCAAAAAAGATTTCAAATGGTTGGAGAAGAAGCTCAGAAACATACGTGCTTCTCTACAAGCTGCAGATGAGCTGAGTGGGCATGATGACAATGTGAAGGAATGGCTGGCGGAAGTGAGGAATACTCCTTTTGACGCGGAAGATATAATTGACGAGTGTTCCGTTGAGCATTTGTTTATAAATAGCAGTCAATCATGTGTGTACAATTGTAGTCAATTAGGCTTTCGGTATAAGATGGGGAAGACGATTAGAGAGCTCAAAGATAGGATTAGGTCTAGTCTTCAAGAAGCACAGGAGCTCAAGCTTATGTACGATATGTCCCATATAAGTCAGCCCTCAACTGGTAGATTGGAAAGAGAAAGAGGAGCAGAGTTGAGAACGTGGACTATCGTGGAGAAAGATTCACCAGCAGTGGCAGTGGAGCACAAAGTGCAGGAAATTCTGAGATTGTTAGACAATCCTGCTGTTGGTGTTGTTGCCATCGTGGGAATGGACGGGCTGGGTAAAAAATTCATTGTGCAGCACGTGTTCAACAGATCAAAACATAGGTACGAGAGTTCTGCCTGGATTACTGTTTCACAGATTTGCTCTCTTACAAGTTTGCAATGTGACCTAGCCTCCCATATTGATTTAGAAATAGCCTCCCATATTAGTGTGCTTGGTATAACTGACATGCGAGCAGCTGAATTGATACATGAGGGATTAGAGGGCAAAAGATGTTTGATTGTTCTCGATGACGTGTGGAGGACTAGTGTAGAAGGTAACTTGATATCAGGACTTGGTCTTCCCACTCGTCGTAATAACCAGTGTAAAATAGTTGTTAacactagaagtagagatgttgcCCAGAACATGAGTGCCCACATCTATGAGATGCAAAGTCTCTCGAAGGATGAGAGTTGGGGTCTGTTTTGCCTGTATGCTTTCCCAAATCATGAGGGAAATAGGCCGCCGGAGCAGCTAGAGGGGTTGGCTCATCAAATTGTACAAGAATGTGGGAGGTTGCCACTGGCCGTAAAGACCGTTGCGGCATCCATGGCCAACTCTTCCCTCATATCAGATTGGGAGTCCAAATTGGAGCAGTTGAAAAAGGTCGGAAAAGCAGAGGACTACATCATAAAGATTCTAAAGCTGAGTTATGACTCTCTTCCCCCTATCTGA